A DNA window from Drosophila pseudoobscura strain MV-25-SWS-2005 chromosome 2, UCI_Dpse_MV25, whole genome shotgun sequence contains the following coding sequences:
- the LOC4801129 gene encoding serine-rich adhesin for platelets isoform X3 gives MGATGVAAESFKFSMRTMRLCFFLLVCVIAVSAWPIEDLSLRVSGGNGWYVPQKDGALRWVSRAEGERDLAHYEAQETIMGRLSTNTVNFYLYTLRNTNAGQQIKANRASIDASNFNPENPTRITIHGWNSNYKDGVNTKIAAAWFLSGDYNMIAVDWVRGRSLEYASSVAAASGAGKKIAALVDFLVKEYGMSLDTLEVVGFSLGAHVAGHTAKQVASGEVGKVVGLDPAMPLISYSNTAKRLASDDARYVESIHTAGGTMGFTKPIGKAAFYVNGGKSQPGCGIDITGSCAHTRAVTYYVESLRFNNFPTQRCDSYKEANKKACGDKYSSVLMGASVNIFVAEGIFYVPVNKQSPFGLGELLDGSEGSTTVAPDTPTTAADETTADGEDDSTTAAPEEGSTTPSPGGEDDSTTAAPEDGGDDSTTAAPEDGGDDSTTAAPEDGGDDSTTAAPEDGEDNDSTTAEPEDGEDDSTTAAPEDGGDDSTTSAPEDGEDDSTTAAPEDGGDDSTTASPEEDSTTDAPEEDSTTAAPEDGGDDTTTAATSEDPTTTTEAPEDPNTPITDAPGDRPSTDAPEDNDVPGSTKNIYIFNLFLINVKVNKK, from the exons ATGGGTGCGACAGGTGTTGCTGCCGAATCATTCAAATTTTCCATGCGAACAATGAGACTGTGCTTTTTTCTACTAGTCTGCGTGATAGCAG TGAGTGCCTGGCCAATTGAGGATCTGTCATTGCGCGTGAGCGGCGGCAATGGCTGGTATGTGCCCCAGAAGGACGGTGCCCTCCGGTGggtgagcagagcagagggcGAGCGAGATTTGGCCCACTACGAGGCCCAGGAAACGATCATGGGTCGCCTGTCCACGAACACGGTTAATTTCTATCTGTATACGCTGCGGAACACCAACGCGGGGCAACAGATCAAGGCAAACCGTGCCTCCATTGATGCATCCAACTTCAATCCCGAGAACCCCACGAG GATCACCATTCACGGTTGGAACTCAAACTATAAGGATGGCGTAAACACGAAGATTGCCGCCGCCTGGTTCCTGTCTGGAGACTATAACATGATTGCCGTCGACTGGGTTCGCGGTCGCTCCCTGGAGTACGCTTCTTccgttgccgctgcctccGGAGCCGGCAAAAAGATCGCTGCTCTGGTCGATTTCCTGGTGAAGGAATATGGCATGTCCCTGGACACCCTCGAGGTGGTGGGCTTCAGTCTGGGCGCCCACGTGGCCGGTCACACCGCCAAGCAGGTCGCCTCCGGAGAGGTCGGCAAGGTTGTCGGTCTCGACCCTGCCATGCCGCTGATCAGCTACAGCAACACCGCGAAACGTCTCGCCAGCGATGATGCCCGTTACGTGGAGTCCATCCATACCGCCGGCGGAACCATGGGATTCACCAAACCCATCGGCAAGGCTGCCTTCTACGTCAACGGCGGAAAGTCCCAGCCCGGCTGCGGCATTGACATAACCGGAAGCTGTGCCCACACCCGCGCCGTCACCTACTACGTCGAGTCCCTGCGGTTTAACAACTTCCCCACCCAGCGGTGCGACTCGTACAAGGAGGCCAACAAGAAAGCCTGCGGCGACAAGTACAGCTCCGTGCTGATGGGTGCCTCAGTGAACATTTTTGTGGCCGAGGGCATCTTCTATGTCCCAGTGAACAAGCAGTCCCCCTTCGGTCTGGGCGAGCTGCTTGACGGCTCGGAAGGCTCCACAACTGTTGCTCCTGACACTCCTACAACTGCCGCTGATGAGACAACCGCCGATGGAGAAGATGATTCGACCACTGCTGCACCTGAAGAAGGTTCCACCACTCCATCACCTGGTGGCGAAGATGATTCTACCACAGCTGCACCTGAAGATGGAGGTGATGACTCTACAACTGCTGCCCCAGAAGATGGAGGCGATGATTCTACCACCGCAGCTCCTGAAGATGGAGGTGATGATTCTACCACCGCAGCTCCTGAGGATGGAGAAGACAATGACTCTACCACAGCTGAGCCTGAAGATGGGGAAGATGACTCCACAACTGCTGCCCCAGAGGATGGAGGCGATGATTCTACTACTTCTGCCCCAGAAGATGGAGAAGATGATTCTACCACCGCAGCTCCTGAGGATGGAG GTGATGACTCCACCACTGCCTCACCTGAAGAAGATTCCACCACTGATGCCCCAGAGGAAGATTCCACCACAGCCGCCCCGGAGGATGGAGGAGATGATACAACCACAGCCGCTACCTCAGAAGATCCTACCACAACAACCGAAGCCCCAGAAGATCCCAACACCCCCATAACCGATGCCCCTGGAGATCGACCATCAACCGATGCCCCCGAGGACAATGATGTCCCGGGCAGCACCAAGAACATCTACATTTTCAACTTGTTCCTGATAAACGTTAAagtcaacaaaaaatag
- the LOC4801129 gene encoding polysialoglycoprotein isoform X1, protein MGATGVAAESFKFSMRTMRLCFFLLVCVIAVSAWPIEDLSLRVSGGNGWYVPQKDGALRWVSRAEGERDLAHYEAQETIMGRLSTNTVNFYLYTLRNTNAGQQIKANRASIDASNFNPENPTRITIHGWNSNYKDGVNTKIAAAWFLSGDYNMIAVDWVRGRSLEYASSVAAASGAGKKIAALVDFLVKEYGMSLDTLEVVGFSLGAHVAGHTAKQVASGEVGKVVGLDPAMPLISYSNTAKRLASDDARYVESIHTAGGTMGFTKPIGKAAFYVNGGKSQPGCGIDITGSCAHTRAVTYYVESLRFNNFPTQRCDSYKEANKKACGDKYSSVLMGASVNIFVAEGIFYVPVNKQSPFGLGELLDGSEGSTTVAPDTPTTAADETTADGEDDSTTAAPEEGSTTPSPGGEDDSTTAAPEDGGDDSTTAAPEDGGDDSTTAAPEDGGDDSTTAAPEDGEDNDSTTAEPEDGEDDSTTAAPEDGGDDSTTSAPEDGEDDSTTAAPEDGGDDSTTASPEEDSTTDAPEDDSTTSAPEDGEDDSTTADPEDGGDDSTTASPEEDSTTDAPEEDSTTSAPEDGEDDSTTADPEDGGDDSTTASPEEDSTTDAPEEDSTTSAPEDDSTTADPEDGGDDSTTASPEEDSTTDAPEEDSTTSAPEDDSTTADPEDGGDDSTTASPEEDSTTDAPEDDSTTADPEDGGDDSTTASPEEDSTTDAPEEDSTTSAPEDDSTTAAPEDGGDDSTTASPEEDSTTDAPEEDSTTAAPEDGGDDTTTAATSEDPTTTTEAPEDPNTPITDAPGDRPSTDAPEDNDVPGSTKNIYIFNLFLINVKVNKK, encoded by the exons ATGGGTGCGACAGGTGTTGCTGCCGAATCATTCAAATTTTCCATGCGAACAATGAGACTGTGCTTTTTTCTACTAGTCTGCGTGATAGCAG TGAGTGCCTGGCCAATTGAGGATCTGTCATTGCGCGTGAGCGGCGGCAATGGCTGGTATGTGCCCCAGAAGGACGGTGCCCTCCGGTGggtgagcagagcagagggcGAGCGAGATTTGGCCCACTACGAGGCCCAGGAAACGATCATGGGTCGCCTGTCCACGAACACGGTTAATTTCTATCTGTATACGCTGCGGAACACCAACGCGGGGCAACAGATCAAGGCAAACCGTGCCTCCATTGATGCATCCAACTTCAATCCCGAGAACCCCACGAG GATCACCATTCACGGTTGGAACTCAAACTATAAGGATGGCGTAAACACGAAGATTGCCGCCGCCTGGTTCCTGTCTGGAGACTATAACATGATTGCCGTCGACTGGGTTCGCGGTCGCTCCCTGGAGTACGCTTCTTccgttgccgctgcctccGGAGCCGGCAAAAAGATCGCTGCTCTGGTCGATTTCCTGGTGAAGGAATATGGCATGTCCCTGGACACCCTCGAGGTGGTGGGCTTCAGTCTGGGCGCCCACGTGGCCGGTCACACCGCCAAGCAGGTCGCCTCCGGAGAGGTCGGCAAGGTTGTCGGTCTCGACCCTGCCATGCCGCTGATCAGCTACAGCAACACCGCGAAACGTCTCGCCAGCGATGATGCCCGTTACGTGGAGTCCATCCATACCGCCGGCGGAACCATGGGATTCACCAAACCCATCGGCAAGGCTGCCTTCTACGTCAACGGCGGAAAGTCCCAGCCCGGCTGCGGCATTGACATAACCGGAAGCTGTGCCCACACCCGCGCCGTCACCTACTACGTCGAGTCCCTGCGGTTTAACAACTTCCCCACCCAGCGGTGCGACTCGTACAAGGAGGCCAACAAGAAAGCCTGCGGCGACAAGTACAGCTCCGTGCTGATGGGTGCCTCAGTGAACATTTTTGTGGCCGAGGGCATCTTCTATGTCCCAGTGAACAAGCAGTCCCCCTTCGGTCTGGGCGAGCTGCTTGACGGCTCGGAAGGCTCCACAACTGTTGCTCCTGACACTCCTACAACTGCCGCTGATGAGACAACCGCCGATGGAGAAGATGATTCGACCACTGCTGCACCTGAAGAAGGTTCCACCACTCCATCACCTGGTGGCGAAGATGATTCTACCACAGCTGCACCTGAAGATGGAGGTGATGACTCTACAACTGCTGCCCCAGAAGATGGAGGCGATGATTCTACCACCGCAGCTCCTGAAGATGGAGGTGATGATTCTACCACCGCAGCTCCTGAGGATGGAGAAGACAATGACTCTACCACAGCTGAGCCTGAAGATGGGGAAGATGACTCCACAACTGCTGCCCCAGAGGATGGAGGCGATGATTCTACTACTTCTGCCCCAGAAGATGGAGAAGATGATTCTACCACCGCAGCTCCTGAGGATGGAGGTGATGACTCCACCACTGCCTCACCTGAAGAAGATTCCACCACTGATGCACCTGAAGATGATTCCACCACTTCTGCCCCAGAAGATGGAGAAGATGATTCTACCACCGCAGATCCAGAAGATGGAGGTGATGACTCCACCACTGCCTCACCTGAAGAAGATTCCACCACTGATGCACCTGAAGAAGATTCCACCACTTCTGCCCCAGAAGATGGAGAAGATGATTCTACCACCGCAGATCCAGAAGATGGAGGTGATGACTCCACCACTGCCTCACCTGAAGAAGATTCCACCACTGATGCACCTGAAGAAGATTCCACCACTTCTGCCCCAGAAGATGATTCTACCACCGCAGATCCAGAAGATGGAGGTGATGACTCGACCACTGCCTCACCTGAAGAAGATTCCACCACTGATGCACCTGAAGAAGATTCCACCACTTCTGCCCCAGAAGATGATTCTACCACCGCAGATCCAGAAGATGGAGGTGATGACTCGACCACTGCCTCACCTGAAGAAGATTCCACCACTGATGCCCCAGAAGATGATTCTACCACCGCAGATCCAGAAGATGGAGGTGATGACTCGACCACTGCCTCACCTGAAGAAGATTCCACCACTGATGCACCTGAAGAAGATTCCACCACTTCTGCCCCAGAAGATGATTCTACCACCGCAGCTCCAGAAGATGGAGGTGATGACTCCACCACTGCCTCACCTGAAGAAGATTCCACCACTGATGCCCCAGAGGAAGATTCCACCACAGCCGCCCCGGAGGATGGAGGAGATGATACAACCACAGCCGCTACCTCAGAAGATCCTACCACAACAACCGAAGCCCCAGAAGATCCCAACACCCCCATAACCGATGCCCCTGGAGATCGACCATCAACCGATGCCCCCGAGGACAATGATGTCCCGGGCAGCACCAAGAACATCTACATTTTCAACTTGTTCCTGATAAACGTTAAagtcaacaaaaaatag
- the LOC6897056 gene encoding tenascin, whose amino-acid sequence MKSHQVRMFYHVCSLWTLLCLMPWPSLAAMSRDSSNCIEGSVEADPQDCASYFQCLDTVIVHQQCPAGTYYEASYQVCVIDDKGICTPASNKCIEGELAEDPADCAGYLQCIDGDFVKQKCALGSYFNLISKICLVDGNVSCSPQQERCNDGELSADPEDCARYLQCVNGVLVKERCNKGSYFDVNFNMCVVDVDGVCVSSENCTEGELESDPNDCAGYLKCIDGYLEEQQCSSGSYFNSSLKICLVDVNGICVAPPANCTEGELDVDPNDCAGYLKCINGQFVEEQCPSGSYFDAKMELCLIDVDGICLPTVRKCTEGYMEEDPEDCAGYRHCINQELVQLKCDPGSYFNATESGCLIDEDGVCVSLVERCSEGELMQDAANCGGFLICVDGLFVAKNCGSGEYFHPGVQECLEDDRNICHSKCRCVSSVKDRCVEGKRVADPQDCGAYLECIDGQLVEQICVRGTYFETTMGGCVIDEKHFCVDGERKEE is encoded by the exons ATGAAGTCACATCAAGTGCGGATGTTTTACCACG TGTGTTCGTTGTGGACATTGCTATGTCTGATGCCGTGGCCATCGCTGGCTGCCATGAGTAGGGATTCCAGCAACTGTATAGAGGGCTCGGTGGAAGCCGACCCGCAGGACTGTGCGAGCTACTTTCAGTGCCTTGACACGGTCATCGTCCATCAGCAGTGCCCCGCAGGAACCTACTACGAGGCCAGTTATCAGGTGTGCGTCATCGACGACAAGGGCATCTGTACGCCTGCATCCAATAAGTGCATCGAGGGAGAGCTGGCAGAGGATCCCGCGGATTGTGCAGGATATCTGCAGTGCATCGATGGCGACTTTGTGAAGCAGAAGTGTGCGCTTGGAAGCTACTTTAATCTGATATCGAAAATCTGCCTCGTGGATGGCAATGTGTCGTGCTCTCCTCAGCAGGAGAGGTGCAACGATGGAGAGCTCAGTGCGGACCCCGAAGATTGCGCTCGATACCTTCAATGCGTGAATGGCGTTCTAGTGAAGGAGAGGTGCAACAAAGGAAGCTATTTCGATGTGAATTTCAACATGTGTGTTGTAGATGTGGACGGAGTCTGTGTTTCCTCCGAGAATTGCACCGAAGGAGAGCTTGAATCAGACCCGAATGACTGTGCCGGATACTTAAAATGCATCGATGGGTACCTCGAGGAACAACAGTGCTCCAGCGGCAGCTACTTTAATTCCAGCCTCAAGATCTGTCTTGTTGATGTGAATGGCATTTGTGTAGCGCCTCCCGCAAACTGCACAGAAGGAGAGTTGGATGTGGACCCCAACGACTGCGCTGGATACCTAAAGTGCATCAATGGCCAGTTCGTGGAAGAGCAGTGCCCCAGTGGCAGCTACTTTGATGCCAAAATGGAGCTTTGCCTGATCGACGTGGACGGAATCTGTCTGCCAACTGTGAGAAAGTGCACCGAGGGATATATGGAAGAAGATCCCGAAGATTGCGCCGGATACCGGCATTGTATAAACCAGGAGCTTGTGCAACTGAAGTGTGATCCTGGCAGCTACTTTAATGCCACAGAAAGCGGCTGCCTGATCGACGAGGATGGAGTATGTGTGTCCCTGGTGGAAAGATGCTCAGAGGGCGAGCTGATGCAGGATGCCGCAAACTGTGGGGGATTCTTGATCTGTGTCGATGGACTGTTTGTGGCCAAGAACTGTGGCAGCGGAGAATACTTCCATCCAGGTGTCCAGGAATGCTTAGAAGATGACCGAAACATTTGCCATAGCAAGTGCCGGTGTGTGTCAAGTGTCAAGGACAGATGCGTTGAGGGCAAAAGGGTGGCGGATCCCCAGGACTGTGGGGCCTATCTGGAATGCATCGACGGGCAGCTCGTGGAACAGATATGTGTTCGTGGCACTTACTTCGAGACCACAATGGGGGGCTGTGTTATCGACGAGAAACACTTCTGCGTGGATGGGGAGCGGAAGGAGGAGTAA
- the LOC4801131 gene encoding phospholipase A1 translates to MIMRLLLALAFCLVAVNAVEVRENGENGWYVPQADGSFEWMDRDVAEAYLEAHAEKEARNVLNPVTFYLYTQSNRGWAQEIKASSSVISSSYFNPNNPTRFTIHGWSSSADEFINYGVRDAWFSHGDMNMIAVDWGRARSVDYASSVLAVPGVGEQVATLINFMRNNHGLNLDNTMVIGHSLGAHVSGYAGKNVKNGQLHTIIGLDPALPLFSYDSPNKRLSSTDAWYVESIQTNGGTLGFLKPIGKGAFYPNGGKSQPGCGLDLTGSCAHSRSVIYYAEAVTQDNFPTMRCGNYESAVSSSCGSSYSSVKMGAVVNAYMVSGDYYVPVRSDAPYGMGN, encoded by the exons ATGATCATGAGactgcttttggctttggctttctgCCTAGTGGCTG TTAACGCCGTTGAGGTGCGCGAGAATGGAGAGAATGGATGGTATGTGCCCCAGGCCGATGGCAGCTTTGAATGGATGGACAGGGATGTGGCCGAGGCCTATCTAGAGGCCCACGCCGAGAAGGAGGCCCGCAACGTCCTCAACCCGGTGACCTTCTACCTGTACACCCAATCGAACCGCGGCTGGGCCCAGGAGATTAAGGCCTCATCGTCGGTGATCTCTTCATCGTACTTCAACCCCAACAACCCCACTCGTTTCACCATCCACGGCTGGTCCTCCAGCGCCGACGAGTTCATCAACTACGGTGTCCGCGATGCCTGGTTCTCGCACGGTGACATGAACATGATCGCCGTCGACTGGGGCCGTGCCCGCTCCGTCGATTATGCCTCATCCGTGCTGGCCGTTCCCGGAGTCGGCGAGCAGGTGGCGACTCTGATCAACTTCATGCGCAACAACCACGGCCTCAACCTTGACAACACCATGGTCATTGGCCACAGCCTGGGCGCCCATGTGTCCGGCTATGCCGGCAAGAACGTGAAGAACGGTCAACTGCACACCATCATCGGTCTggaccctgccctgcccctctTCAGCTACGACTCGCCCAACAAGCGTCTCAGCTCCACCGATGCCTGGTATGTGGAGTCCATCCAGACCAACGGTGGCACCCTCGGCTTCCTGAAGCCCATCGGCAAGGGCGCGTTCTACCCGAACGGCGGCAAGTCGCAGCCCGGCTGCGGCCTTGACCTCACCGGCTCCTGTGCCCACAGCCGCTCCGTGATCTACTACGCGGAGGCCGTCACCCAGGACAACTTCCCCACCATGCGCTGCGGCAACTACGAGTCCGCTGTGTCCAGCAGCTGTGGCAGCTCCTACAGCTCCGTGAAGATGGGTGCTGTGGTCAATGCCTACATGGTGTCCGGCGACTACTATGTCCCCGTTCGCAGCGATGCTCCCTATGGCATGGGCAACTAA
- the LOC6897057 gene encoding phospholipase A1 VesT1.02-like translates to MKVSFVLAAILAAGSALPIEERINGENGWYVPQADGSFEWMELKDAEELLANAEVTDGRISTNDVSFYLYTKSNPTDGKEIKAKASSVDASHFNKDHGIRFVIHGWTGRYTDDMNTRITKSWLSKGDYNVIIVDWARARSVDYASSVIAVPGAGGKVGEMINYLHEHHGMSLDSLEVIGHSLGAHVSGYAGKTVGKGRIHSIVGLDPALPLFSYDKPDKRLSSDDAHYVESIQTNGGKLGFLKPIGKGAFYPNGGKKQPGCGVDVTGSCSHGRSVLYYAEAVTEDNFGTIRCHDYEAAVSKECGSTYSSVRMGAVHNAYMVEGDFYVPVNSKEPFGKIE, encoded by the exons ATGAAAGTTTCATTTGTTCTCGCCGCTATACTGGCAGCAG GAAGTGCCCTGCCCATTGAGGAGCGCATCAATGGAGAGAATGGCTGGTACGTTCCCCAGGCTGATGGCAGCTTCGAGTGGATGGAACTGAAGGATGCcgaggagctgctggccaacgCCGAGGTAACGGACGGCCGCATCAGCACCAATGACGTGTCTTTCTACCTCTACACCAAGTCCAATCCCACTGATGGTAAAGAAATCAAGGCTAAGGCCTCGTCCGTCGATGCCTCCCACTTCAACAAGGACCACGGCATCCGCTTTGTCATCCATGGATGGACTGGACGCTACACCGATGACATGAACACCCGCATAACCAAGTCGTGGTTGTCCAAAGGAGATTACAACGTGATTATTGTGGACTGGGCACGTGCTCGTTCGGTTGACTACGCTTCCTCTGTGATTGCTGTTCCTGGAGCCGGTGGCAAGGTCGGCGAGATGATCAATTACCTGCACGAGCATCACGGCATGTCTCTGGACAGCCTGGAGGTCATCGGCCACAGTCTGGGAGCCCATGTCTCTGGTTATGCCGGCAAGACCGTTGGCAAGGGTCGTATCCACTCCATTGTCGGTCTGGACCCTGCTCTTCCCCTCTTTAGCTACGATAAGCCCGACAAGCGTCTCTCTAGCGATGATGCTCACTATGTGGAGTCCATCCAGACCAACGGCGGCAAATTGGGATTCCTGAAGCCCATCGGCAAGGGTGCCTTCTACCCCAACGGTGGAAAGAAGCAGCCAGGATGTGGTGTGGATGTCACCGGCTCCTGCTCTCACGGCCGTTCCGTCCTGTATTACGCTGAGGCCGTCACTGAGGACAACTTCGGAACCATTAGGTGCCACGATTACGAGGCAGCTGTCTCCAAGGAGTGCGGCAGCACCTACAGCAGCGTCCGCATGGGTGCCGTACACAACGCCTACATGGTCGAGGGTGACTTCTATGTACCCGTGAACAGCAAGGAGCCCTTCGGCAAGATTGAATAG
- the LOC4801129 gene encoding serine-rich adhesin for platelets isoform X2, which yields MGATGVAAESFKFSMRTMRLCFFLLVCVIAVSAWPIEDLSLRVSGGNGWYVPQKDGALRWVSRAEGERDLAHYEAQETIMGRLSTNTVNFYLYTLRNTNAGQQIKANRASIDASNFNPENPTRITIHGWNSNYKDGVNTKIAAAWFLSGDYNMIAVDWVRGRSLEYASSVAAASGAGKKIAALVDFLVKEYGMSLDTLEVVGFSLGAHVAGHTAKQVASGEVGKVVGLDPAMPLISYSNTAKRLASDDARYVESIHTAGGTMGFTKPIGKAAFYVNGGKSQPGCGIDITGSCAHTRAVTYYVESLRFNNFPTQRCDSYKEANKKACGDKYSSVLMGASVNIFVAEGIFYVPVNKQSPFGLGELLDGSEGSTTVAPDTPTTAADETTADGEDDSTTAAPEEGSTTPSPGGEDDSTTAAPEDGGDDSTTAAPEDGGDDSTTAAPEDGGDDSTTAAPEDGEDNDSTTAEPEDGEDDSTTAAPEDGGDDSTTSAPEDGEDDSTTAAPEDGGDDSTTASPEEDSTTDAPEDDSTTSAPEDGEDDSTTADPEDGGDDSTTASPEEDSTTDAPEEDSTTSAPEDDSTTADPEDGGDDSTTASPEEDSTTDAPEEDSTTSAPEDDSTTAAPEDGGDDSTTASPEEDSTTDAPEEDSTTAAPEDGGDDTTTAATSEDPTTTTEAPEDPNTPITDAPGDRPSTDAPEDNDVPGSTKNIYIFNLFLINVKVNKK from the exons ATGGGTGCGACAGGTGTTGCTGCCGAATCATTCAAATTTTCCATGCGAACAATGAGACTGTGCTTTTTTCTACTAGTCTGCGTGATAGCAG TGAGTGCCTGGCCAATTGAGGATCTGTCATTGCGCGTGAGCGGCGGCAATGGCTGGTATGTGCCCCAGAAGGACGGTGCCCTCCGGTGggtgagcagagcagagggcGAGCGAGATTTGGCCCACTACGAGGCCCAGGAAACGATCATGGGTCGCCTGTCCACGAACACGGTTAATTTCTATCTGTATACGCTGCGGAACACCAACGCGGGGCAACAGATCAAGGCAAACCGTGCCTCCATTGATGCATCCAACTTCAATCCCGAGAACCCCACGAG GATCACCATTCACGGTTGGAACTCAAACTATAAGGATGGCGTAAACACGAAGATTGCCGCCGCCTGGTTCCTGTCTGGAGACTATAACATGATTGCCGTCGACTGGGTTCGCGGTCGCTCCCTGGAGTACGCTTCTTccgttgccgctgcctccGGAGCCGGCAAAAAGATCGCTGCTCTGGTCGATTTCCTGGTGAAGGAATATGGCATGTCCCTGGACACCCTCGAGGTGGTGGGCTTCAGTCTGGGCGCCCACGTGGCCGGTCACACCGCCAAGCAGGTCGCCTCCGGAGAGGTCGGCAAGGTTGTCGGTCTCGACCCTGCCATGCCGCTGATCAGCTACAGCAACACCGCGAAACGTCTCGCCAGCGATGATGCCCGTTACGTGGAGTCCATCCATACCGCCGGCGGAACCATGGGATTCACCAAACCCATCGGCAAGGCTGCCTTCTACGTCAACGGCGGAAAGTCCCAGCCCGGCTGCGGCATTGACATAACCGGAAGCTGTGCCCACACCCGCGCCGTCACCTACTACGTCGAGTCCCTGCGGTTTAACAACTTCCCCACCCAGCGGTGCGACTCGTACAAGGAGGCCAACAAGAAAGCCTGCGGCGACAAGTACAGCTCCGTGCTGATGGGTGCCTCAGTGAACATTTTTGTGGCCGAGGGCATCTTCTATGTCCCAGTGAACAAGCAGTCCCCCTTCGGTCTGGGCGAGCTGCTTGACGGCTCGGAAGGCTCCACAACTGTTGCTCCTGACACTCCTACAACTGCCGCTGATGAGACAACCGCCGATGGAGAAGATGATTCGACCACTGCTGCACCTGAAGAAGGTTCCACCACTCCATCACCTGGTGGCGAAGATGATTCTACCACAGCTGCACCTGAAGATGGAGGTGATGACTCTACAACTGCTGCCCCAGAAGATGGAGGCGATGATTCTACCACCGCAGCTCCTGAAGATGGAGGTGATGATTCTACCACCGCAGCTCCTGAGGATGGAGAAGACAATGACTCTACCACAGCTGAGCCTGAAGATGGGGAAGATGACTCCACAACTGCTGCCCCAGAGGATGGAGGCGATGATTCTACTACTTCTGCCCCAGAAGATGGAGAAGATGATTCTACCACCGCAGCTCCTGAGGATGGAGGTGATGACTCCACCACTGCCTCACCTGAAGAAGATTCCACCACTGATGCACCTGAAGATGATTCCACCACTTCTGCCCCAGAAGATGGAGAAGATGATTCTACCACCGCAGATCCAGAAGATGGAGGTGATGACTCCACCACTGCCTCACCTGAAGAAGATTCCACCACTGATGCACCTGAAGAAGATTCCACCACTTCTGCCCCAGAAG ATGATTCTACCACCGCAGATCCAGAAGATGGAGGTGATGACTCGACCACTGCCTCACCTGAAGAAGATTCCACCACTGATGCACCTGAAGAAGATTCCACCACTTCTGCCCCAGAAGATGATTCTACCACCGCAGCTCCAGAAGATGGAGGTGATGACTCCACCACTGCCTCACCTGAAGAAGATTCCACCACTGATGCCCCAGAGGAAGATTCCACCACAGCCGCCCCGGAGGATGGAGGAGATGATACAACCACAGCCGCTACCTCAGAAGATCCTACCACAACAACCGAAGCCCCAGAAGATCCCAACACCCCCATAACCGATGCCCCTGGAGATCGACCATCAACCGATGCCCCCGAGGACAATGATGTCCCGGGCAGCACCAAGAACATCTACATTTTCAACTTGTTCCTGATAAACGTTAAagtcaacaaaaaatag